Genomic segment of Rhodococcus sp. W8901:
CAGTCCGGTAGGCGGGCCGACAGCTCGTCGAGCAGTGCGGCGCGCTGTGTGCGCAACTGTTCCCGGCGGACCTCGATCGGGGCGTCGCCCCGTTGGAGCAGGCGCACGGCGGCCAACTGGTCCATGACCGGGGTTCCCAGATCCAGCGCAGACCGCGAACCCACCAGGCGCGTGATGAGTTCCGGATTGGCCCGGATCCAGCCGACCCGCAATCCGCCCCAGTGCGATTTGGAGACGGAGCCGACCGTCACGACGTCGGAGTCCCCGGCGCCGCGCGCGAACGACGCGACCGGGGGTGGCGGTGGCGCATCCAGCCAGACGTCGACCATCGTCTCGTCGACGACGAGGGTCATCCGGGTCTCGTGGGCGATCCGGGCCAGTTCGGCCCGGCCCGGCGCGTCCAGACACAGACCTGTCGGATTGTGGAAGTCCGGCAGCAGGTACGCCATCCGGGCGGCGGTCTGCCGTGCGGCGCTTCGGATCCCGCCCAGATCCCAGGCGCGGGCCGCACCTCCCTCCGGTCGCACCGGCACCGGAACCGGGCGTGCACCCACCCGCCGGATCGCCTCGAGCGCATTGGGGTACGTCGGATGGTCGACCAGCACCCGCTCCCCCGGAGCGGTGAGGACGCCCAGCAGGAGCCGCAGGGCGTGCTGGGCACCCGAGGTGATCATGATCTGTGAGACGTCGGTGTCGAGGCCCCGGGCGCGGTAGCGTGCCGCGACCGCCTCCCGCAGCACCGTTATCCCCACCGGCTCCATGCCGTGGGTCTCGAGGAACGGCGGAAGAGACTGCAGCGCAGCGCTGTAAGCCTCACTGATCTCCTCCGCCGGAGCCACCATGGCGGCGTAGCTGAGGTCCACCCCGACACCCTCGGGCACCGGCAGATGGGCGTGGACCCTCCTCCGGTCCGAGTCGACGGCGGCCGGCAGGGTCACGGTGCTGCGCGATCCCTGCCGGCTCACCAGATAGCCCTCGTCGCGCAGCACCGCGTACGCCGTGGTGATCGTCGTGCGACTCACGTTCAACTCCGACGCGAATTCACGTTCGCTCGGCAGCGCCGTCCCCAACGGAACGCGACCGTCGTGCACGAGCAGTCGGATGCCGTCGGCCAGGGCCCGGTACGCGGGGCGCGACGTGCGCCGTCCGGACTCGTCCTGCCAGGCGCCGAGGTCGCGCGCCACCGCCCGGGCACCGAGTGCATGCGTCATCATGCGGTCCAGTATTCGCATACTGGCCGTTCATTTCAACGCCACTTCTTCCCAGAATCGTGCTCATGAGCACTCTGATCACCTTCCTCTGCATCGCTGTCCTGGCCGCGTTCGTCTACCGGTACGCACCCGGGGAGCACGAGAGGGGCCCGTTTCGGCCCGAACAGTTCCGCCCCGCAGCACCTTTGGCAGGCATCCTCGACACCGCCGAAGCTCGGCGACCCGACGAACCGCGCCCCGAGCCCTCCTCCAGCATCGATCAGTCCAGTATTTCGAGACTGGACTGATCGGGCCGAGGCCCGACCGACTCGACATGTCGGTAGCCACACCAGTACCGATCAATCAGGCCACTCACCCCGATTCCCTGAAACCACGTTTCCGGTGGCACCGTTCGGTTCTCGATCAACGGCACTCCGGCACCATCACCGCCACGACGCAGGACGTGGCGACCACAGTGGCGGTCACCGTGCCCAGCACGCTCGCCGAGACGGGAGTGAAGGCATCGCTCAGCGCCGCCGTGTCCTTGGCTGCGGGCGGGATTCTTCCGGTCACGGTCGGCACCGTCCTCGGATCGCTCGAGCTGCCGTCGTTCGGCTCGCTGCAGTGGCCCTTCGGTTCCTGACCCACCCTGGTGGGGACAGCGGCGGGTGGGTCGGGACGGCCCACCCGCCGTCCCGATATCGTGGCCAGGTGAGCGAGACCGGAACCGAAACCCTGCTGGACGGCCTGCGCGATGTTCTGGTGGGGCGGCTCTCCGACATCGGACGCCGGTTCTCGACGCTGCTCACCGAGACGGTTCCCCACACGGCCCTGGTGATCTTCACGCGCGAGTGCACGGGCCGTCCCCGCAAGATTGCCGGCGACCCGAACATCGTCGATCGGGTGACGATCGCCGAATTGGATTCCCTGCGAGCCGATCTCGAACACGGTCAGATCCACCGCGGCCGCGCAACCATCGCGGGGAGCTCCCGCGACGTGTACGCGATCCTCGACCACACCGACACCCTGCTGGTCGTGGTTCCGCGCGGCCCGCTGTCCCGGACGGTGCCACTCGAGTCCGTCCGAGCCATGTTCGGGCTGGTCGCGACCGGTATCCAGTTGCAGGTGCAGGGCGCCAGCCCCGCCTACCTCGCCGAGTCCCGGGCGGCCTCCGCCGAGCGGGCCCGCACCATCGCCGAACTCACCGAGGTGCACGCGACCACGCTCGAGACGCTGCTCTCGACGCTGCGGTCCGACGACCTCGACGACACCCGCGCCCGCGCGGCGGCGCGCGAAACGGCGTCGGCGGCCCTGATCGGTCTGCGGACCTCGGTGGACACGCACCGGGAGTTCGCCGAGGAATCCGTCGTCACCGCGTTCGCCCGCCTCCGCGGTGAACTGCGCGGACTACTGCGCCACCGGAACCTCGACCTGGACCTGGTGGAGCCGCCGGTGGCCGGATGCGCCGTCCCCGGCGAGGTGGCCCACGCGGCCCGCGCCGTCGTCCGCGGCGCGGTACTCGCGTTGTCCGCGCAGGGAGACGTCGGCCGGATCCGGGTCGCCTGGACCTGCCCGGAGACCGAACTGGTGGTGGACATCCGCGACGACGGCCACGGCCTGGCCGACATCGCAGACCTGGACAGGCAACTGCGTCCCCGCGTCGAAACCCTGGGCGGGACCGTGGAGATCGAGTCGACGCCCGGCTGGGGTTCGCGGGTGGTCGCGGCACTGCCGCTGCACGCGCCGACGGCACCCACCGGGCACCATGCGCTCACCGACCTCGGCCCCCGCGAACTCGAGGTACTGGGGCACCTGGTGGCGGGACGTCGCAACCGGGTCATCGCCGATCGGCTCGGCGTCAGCGAGAGCACGGTGAAGTTCCACGTCGCGGGCGTTCTGCGCAAGCTCGACGTCGCAACCAGGGCCGAGGCCGCCGCCCTCGGTGGCGAGGCCGGTATTCGGCCGATCCCCTGACCGACCTGACCGTTCGGCCAGGTTCACCCCTCCGCTCGACCAGTCCCGGGGCCGCCCGCTCATGACTAGCCTCGTAGTGGGATGCGCACCCCACCATGTGTGCGCCCGTGTTCACGTCGACCGAATGGAGTGGAGAAACCATGCCGCAGCAGGTACGGGGCGTCATCGCCCGCTCGAAGGATGCGCCCGTCGAACTCGTGAACATCACGATTCCGGATCCCGGACCGGGTGAGGCCGTCGTCGCGATCGCGGCGTGCGGCGTGTGCCACACCGACCTCACCTACCGTGACGGCGGCATCAACGACGAGTTCCCGTTCCTCCTCGGACACGAGGCAGCGGGCATCGTCGAGGCCGTCGGCGAGGGTGTCGACACCGTCGAGGTCGGCGACTTCGTCGTACTCAACTGGCGTGCGGTGTGCGGAAAGTGCCGCGCCTGCAAGCGCGGTCGCCCGCAGTACTGTTTCGACACGCACAACGCCAAGCAGAAGATGACCCTCGAGGACGGCACCGAACTGACGCCGGCCCTGGGCATCGGTGCGTTCGCCGACAAGACCCTCGTCCATGCCGCGCAGTGCACCAAGGTCGATCCCACCGCCGATCCGGCCGTCGTCGGCCTGCTCGGCTGCGGCGTCATGGCCGGCATGGGTGCCGCCATGAACACCGGCAACGTCACCCGCGGCGACTCGGTGGCCGTGATCGGCTGCGGCGGCGTCGGCGACGCCGCGATCATGGGGTCGCGTCTGGCCGGCGCGAACAAGATCATCGCGATCGACCGTGATGCCAAGAAGCTCGAGTGGGCCGTCGAACTCGGCGCCACCCACACCGTCGACGCGTCGAAGGTCGACGACGTCGTCGAGGCGATCCAGGAACTCACCGACGGCTTCGGCACCGACGTCGTGGTCGACGCCGTCGGCCGCCCCGAGACCTGGAAGCAGGCGTTCTACGCGCGCGATCTCGCCGGCACCGTCGTCCTCGTCGGCGTGCCCACCCCGGACATGACGCTCGAGATGCCGCTGGTCGACTTCTTCTCGCGCGGCGGCTCACTCAAGTCGTCGTGGTACGGCGACTGCCTGCCCGAGCGCGACTTCCCGATGCTCGTCGACCTGTACCAGCAGGGTCGCCTGCCGCTCGAGAAGTTCGTGACCGAGCGGATCAAGCTCGAGGACGTCGAGCAGGCGTTCGAGACGATGCACCGCGGCGAGGTGCTGCGCTCGGTGGTGGTCCTGTGAGCGGCGCGTTGCGCGTCGACCGCGTCGTCACGTCGGGAACGTTCGAACTCGACGGCGGCACCTGGGATGTCGACAACAACATCTGGCTCGTCGGTGACGACGACGAGGTGGTGGTGATCGACGCCGCGCACACCGCGCAGCCGATCATCGACGCCGTCGGCGGCCGCAAGGTGGTCGGGATCGTGTGCACGCACGGTCACAACGACCACGTCACCGTCGCACCGGAGCTGGCCGAGAAGCTGGACGCCCCGATCCTGCTGAACCCGGCCGACGACGTCCTGTGGCAGATGACCCACCCGGGTGTCCGACACCAGGCGCTCGAGGACGGTCAGCGGATCGCCGTGGCGGGCACCGAAATCCAGGCCATCCACACCCCGGGCCACTCTCCCGGCTCGACGTGCCTGTACCTGCCCGAGGCCGGCGAGCTGTTCTCCGGCGACACCCTGTTCTCCGGGGGTCCGGGCGCCACCGGCCGCTCGTTCTCGGACTTCCCGACGATCATCGGGTCGATCCGCGACAAGCTGTTCGCGCTGCCCGCCGAGACCCGCGTGCACACCGGGCACGGCGACGGCACCACCCTCGGCACCGAGTCGCCGCACCTCGAGGAGTGGATCGCGCGGGGCAACTGACCGCCCCTCGCGTGACCGAATGTCACATACGTTCAGTCCAACTGAACGTATGTGACATTCTGCTATCCGGGGGGGGGAGCCGGTGTCAGCGCACCGACGCGAAAACTCCTCGGCCGCCGTCCCATTCGCCCTGCAGGACCGGCCCGCCTGGCTCGACATCGAGCGGGCGGTGGTGCACCACGACGGTGGTCCCACCCGCACTGATCACGGTGTCCGGGCCGTCCGCGGCGACGCCGACACCGGTGACGGTGGGCGTCGGGGCGCCGGTCACACCGCTGCCCGACGCGTAGGCGGTGTTGTCGATCAGCCTCGGCTCGGAGCCCTCGACCTCGACGTACTGTTCCACCTCACGGCCACCGCCGTAGATCGTCGCGAGCAACTGCTGCACGTAGACGGGGTCGGTGGTGGCGTCGTACACGTAGCGGTGCCCGAGCACCGAGTGCTCCATCTCGCCCGCCAGCCGTGCCCCCGCGAGCGGTGCCGAGCGGTAGGTCAGGGGCACCTGGTAGATCGTGCCGTCGGCGTCGCGCACCAGGTGCGTCTCGATGCCGACCTCGCCGGCGGGATCGTCGAAGCGGTACGCACCGACCGGCGTGAGCGTGGGCGCCCCGCCCGAGTAGTAGGGCGCCGCCAGCATCCAGGCTGCGATCAGTTCGGGCTTGGAGGGCGACAGCTGTGCGGCATGCAGGATGGCCATGTGGCCGATCGTAACCGCCGCCCCTGGCTGGAAGGGTCCGTTCGTGCGCGCGCAGCGTACGAACGGTCCCTTCAGCTCCCGAATCGGACGCCGTAGCGCGCCAGCCAGTCGATGCCGGGCTGCCGGATCCGGGTGATGCCCTTGTACTCGGCCATGTCGTCGGGCAGCTCGGACAGGACGGCGTGCAGCCGCTGCGCCCACTCGGGGACCAGCACGATGTCGGTGAACGGCAGCATGTGGGTGCGGACCAGGAACATGATCGCGCCCGAGGCGCCGAGGCGGATCAGGTGCTGCACCTCCACCCGCAGGTGCAGCCGCTCCCCCACCTCTGCGAGCGGACCGTCCGCGAGCGCCCGCCGGTCCCGCCCCCACTCCGGGTACGTCTCGGTGGAGGTGTCGAGCCGGCCGTCGACCGTGAGCGTCCAGTTGGTCCGCCGGAACTGCTGTCCCGTCTCGAGCCGCATCAGGAAGCTCTGCGCTCGCGTGACAACGCCCTCGGCGTGGATCCGTGGGACGGGGCCGTGGATCTGCAGGAAGCTCATGCCGACGTCGAACCGTAGCGACCAGTCCGCCGCGAACGTCACCAGGCCCGCGTCGCCCCACAGCTGCCCCTCGCGCTGGTCGAGCAGCACGACGTCCTCCTGGATCTGCCGGCCGATGAACCGCAGCGGCGGCTCCGGCAGCGTCGCCCGTTCCCCGTGCACGAACGCCTGCTCGAGGTCGATGGCGTGGTTGGTCCACCGCCAGATCCCGCCGTCACGCTCGAGCGACATCACCCTCGGATACGACGCCGCCAGCGACCGCATGATCGTGAGCATCGCGTCCCACTGCGCGATCTCCATGTGCGGCAACGCCTGGAACCGGGCGGGATCCGCCGCCAGGATGCGGTCGCGTTCGGCGAGTTCGGTCAGATAGCGCTCGTCGACGTCGACGACGTGCTCGCCCCAGCCACCCGCGGCGGTCACCGCGCGGCCGCCGGCGGGCTCGACGTTGGTGCTGTACCGGTAGGTGTCGCGGGGGAACGGGAACGGGAAGGCGGCCACCCGCGGCGGCACCCGGGAATCCATTGCGGTACTCACAGTTCCAGCTCCAATCGGGGTCCTCCGGCACCGGACACGCACGGCATCACACAGTCACCGGCAGCCTTCTCGGCGTCGGTCAGATAGAGATCGCGGTGTGCGACGGCACCCGCGGCAACCGGGACACGGCATTCGCCGCACACACCCTGACGGCACAGGCTCGGCACCGCCACCCCGCGCCGTTCCAGCGCGTCGAGCATGCTCGTCCCGGACGGAACGTCGACGTCGACGCCGGTGCGCCGCAACCGGACGGTGAACGCCGTTCCCGGATCGAGGTCGGCGAACCCGAAGTGTTCGTGATGGATTCGCTGCGGCGGCCAGCCCACGGCGCGCGCACGACGGCTCACCTCGTCGATCAGCGGCGCGGGACCGCACGTGTAGAGGTGGGTGCCGAGCGGGCGGTCGAGCAGGGCCGGCCCCAGCGCCGACCACAGCTCGTCCGCGCCCCGATAGGCCCGTAAACGTTTGCCGCACAGCCTGCCGAGATCGTCGAGGTGTGGACCGTCGCCGTCCCGGAACACATAGTGCACCTCGAACGAGCGTCCCCACCGCGCGGCCGCCCGGGCGTGCGAGAGGATCGGCGTGACCCCGATCCCGCCCGCGACCAGCACGTGATGCCGGGCGGTCGACACCGGCGCGAACGCGCTGCGCGGACGACTCACCTCGACGCTCTCGCCGAGACTCAGGGCGTGGATCCACAGCGACCCGCCGCGGCCGGCGTCGTCACGGCGAACCGAGATCGAGTAGGCGCCGGGCTCTACCCCGGACCCGGTGAGCGAGTACGAGTTCCGCCGCGGACGTCCGTCCGCCCCGGCAGGGTCGACGAGACGCACGTGCCGGACGTCGTCGGTGAGGTCGGCGAGCGAGCCGACTACGAGCATCGTCAAGGGCGTTCCTCCGCATCGCACATGTATCCGAGATAGGCGCCGTGACGGCGCGAGACGTGGTGGTAGACGACGAGCGTGGCACCGCAGGTGAGGCACGTGCAGCGCTCGCCCGGCGCCGAGTCCGTGGCGTGCACCTGATGGCAGTGCGCGCAGTACACGCGCCGCAGGTCGGTGCCGACCACGTCGGAGAGGATCTCCTGGTCCAGCGCGCCGGCGGCGGTGGCCAGCGCCCGCGCCTGCAGCACCGTCACCTCGTCGCCGACCAGGACCAGGCGCCATCCGACGCGGGCCGCCGCCAACTCGCGACCCAGGACGGCCTCGGCGCCCGCCGTCCACCCGGGCGGCATTCGCAGCCAACTGACGCGCCGTCCGGCGAAGCCCGCGACTAGCACCCGCGCCCGCGCCTCGACGTCCCACCGCGGCACGCTGGTGGTTTCCATGCAGACACTCATGTCGCGCCTAGGGTGCGAACGAGCGCAGGCCGACGTAGAACGCCAATGCGCGGTCGGGGGTGGTGAACCGGATCCGGGAGCCCGCCGGGAAGAAGATCGCATCGCGTGGCCCCGCCTCCTCCACCTGGCCGGTGTCGAGGTTCTCGAGCCGGAACCGGCCGTCGAGCACCACCTTCATCTCGTCGTAGTCGTAGACGTAGTCGAGCGGCGCGTCGGTGTGGACCAGCTCGAAGTAGCCGGCGGCCATCGCCGACCCGTCGGGGTTGGGGTAGACGTCGGCGATGTAGCCCTCGGTGCCGGGGAACTCCGTCCGGGGCATCTGCGGCAGCGACTTCCAGAAGTCCGGGGTGACCCGGAACGCGGGCGTGGTGGCGGTGTCGGACATGTCTGCTCCTCGTGGTGCGGCGACAGTAGTAGGGGGCGCCGATCGCTGGCGTGAAACGCACAGTAATGAGATGAAACCCGGAAGCGATTACATGCCGGTTAACCCTTGTAACCGAATCCTCCTTCGTCACAACAGTTCCCAGCCCGCCATCCCCGTACGCACCGCCCCGACCCGGCCGTCACGACAACCTCACTCACCCGTAACGTGGCCGTCATCGACGGCATGTTTCCTGACATGCGACACCGATTCACCTAATGAAACACTCGTCGTCGAATCCCGAGGAGTCCACATGGCGCTCGACCCCGCCGATCTGACCGTGATGCGCCTGCCGGCCACCGCGACGCCGGACGCCCCCGCACACTCCGACCTCGCCGCGCTGGCCCGGGCCACCGACACCCGCTTCATCCTCGCGGTGTTCACCAACCTCACCGGCAAGCCGTGCGCCAAGCTCGTCCCGGTCGAAGCGGCCGACGAACTCCAGTACGACGGCGTCGGATTCGCCGGCTACGCCGCCGCGGCGATGGGCCAGCAGCCACAAGACCCCGATCTGGTCGCGATCCCCGACCTCACGTCCTTCACCCCGATCCCGTTCGTCCGGCCCGGTCTCGCGCTGGTGCACTGCGACCCGCATGTCGAGGGCACACCCTGGCCGTTCGCGCCGCGGGTGATTCTGCGAAAGGTGCTCGCGCAGGCCGCCGAACTGGGCCTGGACGTCAAGATCGGCACCGAGATCGAATACTTCCTCGTCGACCGCGACGAGCACGGGGTGCTGCGCACCGCCGACGCCCTCGACACCTCCCGCCGACCCTGCTACGACGCCCGCGACGTCACCCGCATGTACGAACACCTCACCGCGATCTCGGCCGCGATGAACCAGCTGGGCTGGGGCAACTACGCCAACGACCACGAGGACGGCAACGGCCAGTTCGAACAGAACTTCCAGTACGCCGACGCCCTCACCACCGCCGACCGCGTCATGACCCTGCGCTACCTCATCTCGGTGCTTGCCGAACAGCGCGGCATGACGGCGACATTCATGCCCAAGCCGTTCGCCGACCGCACCGGCAGCGGCATGCACATGCACCTGTCGCTGTGGCGCGACGGCTCCCCGGTGTTCCCGGACGCCGCCGACCCCCGCGGCCTGGGCCTGTCGAGCACCGCGTACTCGTTCATCGGCGGTCTCCTCGACCACGCCTGCGCGCTGCAGGGCGTGCTGGCGCCGACGGTGAACTCCTACAAGCGGACCGGTGCGCTGTCCACCAGCGGCGGCGCGACGTGGTCGCCACGGCGGCCCACGTACGGCGGCAACGACCGCACCCACTACCTGCGCGTGCCCGACGGCAACCGGGTGGAGCTGCGCGGCGGCGACGGCTCCGCCAACCCGTACCTCGCGTCCGCCGCGACCGTCGCGGCCGGGCTCGACGGGATCCGCCGCGGCATCGACCCCGGCGAGCCGGGCAGTGGCATCGACCCCGGCCCGGCGGGGAGCGGCTCCGGCGCCGACGTCCTGCCGATGACGCTGCTACACGCGATGGACGCCCTCGCCGCGGACACCGTCGTGACCGGCGCGCTCGACGCGGCCGGGGCGGGTGTCGCCGACTACTTCACTGCCCTCAAGCGTGACGAGTTCTTCGACTGGCACAACACGGTGACGCCGTGGGAGGTGGACAGCTACCTGACCGCGTTCTGACCACCGCCAGCATCTGACATCCAAGGGAGACAACATATGTGCGGAATCGTCGGGCTCCATCTGCGGGAGCCCTCGCTGTACCCGAAACTCGGTGAGCTACTCACGGGGATGCTGGGCCAGATGGTGGACCGCGGGCCGGACTCGGCCGGGATGGCCATCTACGGTGACCCCACGTGGTCGCCGCCCGGGCACGCGACTGTGACCCTGCTCGACGCCGGCGTCACTGCGGAGGCGTTGGCCGCCGCGGTCGGGAGCGCGCTCGGCACCACGGTCGTCGGCATCGGCGCCGGACCGAACGCGGTGCTGCACGCGCCGGTTCCGGCCTCGGCACTGGCCGACGCGGCACTGGGTGAGGCCCCCGGCGCCATCCTCATCGGGTTCGGCGACGCCGTCGCGGTGCTCAAGGGCATGGGCGACCCCGTCGATCTCGCGCACCGGTTCGGACTGCCGCAGGCATCCGGCTGGCAGGGCGTCGCGCACACCCGGATGGCCACCGAATCCGCTGTCACCGCAGCGGGTTCGCACCCGTTCGCCGTCGGCTCCGACCAGTGCCTGGTCCACAACGGCTCGTTCTCCAATCACCTGAGCGTCAAGCGCGAGCTCGAGGCCGAGGGCGTCGCGTTCGACAGCGAGAACGACACCGAGGTCGGTGCCCGCTTCGTCGCGAAGCAACTCGCCGAGGGCGTCGACCTCGAGAAGGCACTGCGCCTGCTCGGCGAGCGCTTCGACGGCTTCTACACCCTGCTGGTGTCCACCGAGGACTCCTTCGCCGTCGTCCGCGATCCCATCGCGTGCAAGCCCGCGATCATCGCCGAGCACGACCGGTACGTCGCGATGGCGTCCGAGTACCGCGCCCTGGCCGGCCTGCCCGGCATCGCCGACGCCCGCATCTTCGAACCCGAGCCGGAAGAGGTTTACGTATGGCACCGCTGACCGCCACCCCGACCACGTACGACGTGTCGGAGATCGGCACCCGCGAACTCAACGCCGCACTGCAGTCGACCGCGGCCCCCGCGGCCGTCGCCGTCGTCGAACCCGCCGGCGCGCATGCCCTGGCATGCGGTCTGGACGCTCCGATCGACGTCCGCATCGAGGGCCACGTCGGCTACTACGCGGCCGGGATGAACCAGCAGGCGAACGTCGTCGTCGACGGGAACTCGGGCGTCGGTGTCGCCGAGAACATGATGTCCGGCACCGTCCGCGTCACCGGCGACGCGTCCCAGTCCGCGGGTGCCACCGCGCACGGCGGGCTGCTGGTGATCGAGGGCAACGCCGCCGCCCGGTGCGGCATCTCGATGAAGGGCGTCGACATCGTCGTCGGCGGCAGCATCGGCCACATGAGCGCGTTCATGGGACAGGCCGGACGCCTCGTCGTCCTCGGCGACGCCGGTGAGGCCCTGGGCGATTCGCTGTACGAGGCCCGCATCTACGTGCGCGGCACCGTCGCCTCGCTCGGCGCCGATTGCATCAAGAAGGAAATGCGCGACGAGCACCTCACCGAACTGCGAGAACTACTGGGCGCGGCCGGATTCGACGCCGACCCCACCGAATTCAGCCGGTACGGCTCGGCCCGCCGGCTCTACAACTTCCACGTCGACAACGCCTCGTCCTACTGACGCGCGCCACCCCCAGGAGGCCCGAATGACCACGCACACCCCCGGCCTGCGCGAATCCGCGACGTTCGACCGCGACGTCATCCACGAGATCCAGCGCGCCGCCGACACCGGCATCTACGACATCCGCGGTTGGGGTGCCAAGCGCAAGCTCCCCCACTTCGACGACCTGCTGTTCCTCGGCGCCTCGATGTCGCGCTATCCGCTCGAGGGCTACCGCGAACGCTGCGACACCGACGTGGTGCTCGGCGATCGGCACGCGAAGTTCCCTCTGCACCTCGACATCCCGATCACCATCGCGGGCATGAGCTTCGGCGCGCTGTCCGGGCGGGCGAAGGAGGCCCTGGGCCGTGGGGCCAGCGAGGTCGGCACCTCCACCACCACCGGCGACGGCGGCATGACGCCCGAGGAACGCGGCCAGTCCAAGAACCTGGTGTACCAGTACCTGCCGTCGCGGTACGGCATGAATCCCGACGACCTGCGCAAGGCCGACGCGATCGAGGTCGTCCTCGGGCAGGGCGCCAAGCCGGGCGGTGGCGGAATGCTGCTGGGGCAGAAGATCACCGACCGCGTCGCGGGGATGCGGACGCTGCCCGTCGGCGTCGACCAGCGCAGCGCGTGCCGGCACCCGGACTGGACCGGGCCGGACGACCTCGCCATCAAGATCATCGAACTCCGCGAGAT
This window contains:
- a CDS encoding class II glutamine amidotransferase, with the translated sequence MCGIVGLHLREPSLYPKLGELLTGMLGQMVDRGPDSAGMAIYGDPTWSPPGHATVTLLDAGVTAEALAAAVGSALGTTVVGIGAGPNAVLHAPVPASALADAALGEAPGAILIGFGDAVAVLKGMGDPVDLAHRFGLPQASGWQGVAHTRMATESAVTAAGSHPFAVGSDQCLVHNGSFSNHLSVKRELEAEGVAFDSENDTEVGARFVAKQLAEGVDLEKALRLLGERFDGFYTLLVSTEDSFAVVRDPIACKPAIIAEHDRYVAMASEYRALAGLPGIADARIFEPEPEEVYVWHR
- a CDS encoding protein glxC, producing MAPLTATPTTYDVSEIGTRELNAALQSTAAPAAVAVVEPAGAHALACGLDAPIDVRIEGHVGYYAAGMNQQANVVVDGNSGVGVAENMMSGTVRVTGDASQSAGATAHGGLLVIEGNAAARCGISMKGVDIVVGGSIGHMSAFMGQAGRLVVLGDAGEALGDSLYEARIYVRGTVASLGADCIKKEMRDEHLTELRELLGAAGFDADPTEFSRYGSARRLYNFHVDNASSY
- the glnT gene encoding type III glutamate--ammonia ligase, giving the protein MALDPADLTVMRLPATATPDAPAHSDLAALARATDTRFILAVFTNLTGKPCAKLVPVEAADELQYDGVGFAGYAAAAMGQQPQDPDLVAIPDLTSFTPIPFVRPGLALVHCDPHVEGTPWPFAPRVILRKVLAQAAELGLDVKIGTEIEYFLVDRDEHGVLRTADALDTSRRPCYDARDVTRMYEHLTAISAAMNQLGWGNYANDHEDGNGQFEQNFQYADALTTADRVMTLRYLISVLAEQRGMTATFMPKPFADRTGSGMHMHLSLWRDGSPVFPDAADPRGLGLSSTAYSFIGGLLDHACALQGVLAPTVNSYKRTGALSTSGGATWSPRRPTYGGNDRTHYLRVPDGNRVELRGGDGSANPYLASAATVAAGLDGIRRGIDPGEPGSGIDPGPAGSGSGADVLPMTLLHAMDALAADTVVTGALDAAGAGVADYFTALKRDEFFDWHNTVTPWEVDSYLTAF